The genomic segment TCCGCGTTGTCCTTGTCGATGATGTACGCGGTGACGTACTCCTGGTACTCCAGGTCATCCGCGGTGATGTCGCCGTCGATCATCTTCGCGATGCGCTCGACGGAGTCGTACCCGAGCCCGTACGGGTCCTGCGCGACGAGAGCCTCATACACGCCGGCCTTGAGGTCCTCCACCTGCGAGGGGTCGGAGTCGTACGCGACGAGCTTGACCTCACCGGTGCGGCCAGCGGCCTGGATGGCGGAGGCGGCGCCGGCGGATGCCGGTGCGAGCGTCGTGTAGATGCCCTTGAGGTTCGGGTCGGTGATCGCCGCGGCGGCAATCTGCGCCGCGGTGGCCTGGTCCGCCTCGGAGTACTCGGTCGGCAGCACCGTGATGTTCGGGTACGCCTCCGCCATGCGCTCGGCGAACCCGTCTACGCGCTCCGCGTTGGCGGCGACGCCGGGGAATGAGGCGATGACCAGTACGGTGCCCTCCTCATCGATGGACTTCGCCAGCGCGTCGGCCGCGAGGGCGCCGGCGCTGATGTTGTCGGTGCGGATGTTCTGCGCCTCGACCGGCTCGTCGAGGCTTCCGTCGACGGTGATGACGGGGATGCCGTCGGCGACGATGTTGTCGACCGTCTCGATGAGGCCCACCGGGTCGGTCGGTACGAGGACGAGTCCGCCGGGCTTGGACTGGACGGCGGCGTTGATGAGCGGCGTCTGGGTCGCGAGGTCCCAGTTGGCGTCGCCCTGCCAGTCGAGATCGACATCGTACTTCTCGGCTGCGGCCTCGGCGCCGCACTGCATGACCTGGAAGTACGTCGCCGTCATCTGCGCGGCGACGAACGAGACGGTGCGGCTGTCGTTGGCGGCGGGCTCGTCCGTCTCCGCGTCAGCGGCGGTGGTGCAGCCGCTGAGTGCGAGGGCGATGGCGGCGACGCCGCCGATGACGCGTACGTGGCGCCACGGGGTGGATCGTGTGGTCACGAGGATTCCTCCATGTTCGTGCTTCGGATGTATGAGGTGGTGGGTGTTTCGGGTGTTGCGTCTGGGGTCAGGACGAGTGCGCGCGTCGGCGCTGGTCGATACCGACGGCGATCAGCAGGATCAGGCCGGTGACGACGAGCTGATAGAACGAGCCGACGCGCATGATGACGAGGCCGTTGATGAGGATCGCGGGGATGATCGCCGCGATCATCGAGCCGAGGACCGAGGCGCGGCCACCGAACAGGCTCGTGCCGCCGATGACGACCGCGGCGATCGCGGCGAGGGCATCGCCCTGGTGCCCCTGGATGTTCGTGGTGAGGAACCGAGAGATGTCGATGAACCCGACCATGCCGGCGATGAGTCCCATTAGGGCGAAGAGACGGATGCGCTGCAATTTGACGTTGATGCCTGCACGCTGGGCGGCCCGGATCGATGAGCCCATGCCGAGCGTGTGGGTACCGAAGCGGAGCTTGGTCATCATGTACCAGCCCACGATCCCGACGACGATCGCGATCACGGCGGGGACGGGGACGACGCCCAGCAGGTCGGCGGACCCGAAGTTGCGCTGCAGGTCACGCGGCAGGGCACTGACGTTCACGCCGCCGGTGACGATGTAGGCGATCCCGCTGCCGACGCTCATCATCGCGAGCGTGACGATGAAGGAGTTCACCCGGAGGATGTTCACGAGCAGCGCATTGACCACCCCGAACAGGGTTCCGGTCACGAGCGCGGCGAGCAGTCCCATGACGATCGCGACACCGACGTTCTGGTAGTTGCCGGCAAGGACCTCTTCCGGAGTCCCACCCAGCATCGTGATGACCTTCGCCGCGACGACGGAGGAGAGGATGACGTTCGCGCCGATGGACAGGTCGAGCTCGCCGGCACCGACAAGGAAGGTCATGCCCACCGCGAGGAGGATGAGCTGAGCTGAATCCAGGGCGAGGTTCCGGAAGTTCGCCGCACCGAGGAAGACGCCGTTCGGGGAGAGCACGCCGAACAGGAGGATCAGCGCCACCACGACGAGCATGATCATGAATGCCGTGGACGTGAAGACCGTGCGGAAGAACGAGGGCTCGGTGCTCGAGAAGGTGGCGGGCTCCGCGGGGGTGGCGGCGGCGGGCTTCGTTGAGAGCTTGTTGATCATCAGGCAGCCTCTTTCGGCGCGGTCAGCATGGTGGTGAGCACGTCCATGAGCTCGAGTCCTTCGGTGGGCATCTGCGCGACGACCGAACCGTGGCGCATGATCGCCATGCGGTCGGCGAATTCGATCATCTTCGGGATGTCGTGGCTCACGAGGATGACGGCGAGCCCGCGGTCCGCGGCGGCGCGGACGGCGTCGTAGACCATCGCGGTCTGCTTTGCGCCGAGGGCGGCGGTCGGCTCGTCCATGATGATGGCGGCTTTGGCCCACATCACGGCTCGCGCGACGGCAATCGCCTGCCGTTGGCCGCCGGAGAGGGCGCTGACGGGAACCGTGAGGGACGGCACCTGCGCACCGAGCAGGGTCATGGCCTCCTTCGTGCGCTGGCGCATGGCAGGCTCGTCGACCCGGCCGATGAACCGACCAGGGCCCTTCACGAGCAACTCGCGACCGAAGAAGAAGTTCTGCGCGACGGTGAGATCGGGCGCTTGAGCGAGATCCTGGTACACGATCTCGATGCCCAACTCGCGCGCCTGCCGGACGGAGCCGACCTCGACCTTGTTGCCGCGCAGCAGCAGCTCGCCGCCGTCGGCGGGGTGGACTCCGGCGATCACGTTCGCGATGGTCGACTTGCCGGCGCCGTTGTCGCCGATCAGTGCGAGAACCTCGCCCGGGTACGCCCGGAACGAAGCTCCGCGCAGTGCTTGCACGTGACCGAAGCTCTTGGTGATCGAGCGTGTCTCGATGACCGGCTCCGTCGCCGGCGCGCCGCGCTCCACTCCGATGTCGGTTTCCATCTGTCCTCCATTGACTCATCGAAACGTTCGATGTGTAATCCGTCGTTCGCTCTACCGAACGGCGTCAGTCAATCAGAAGGATGTTACGGAATCAAGACATTTGGGAGTGAAATGTTTCAACCGTGTGAAAAGTCAGACGGCGGAGGGGTACTGCTGCACGACGAGCAGCCGACCACCGTCGGCGCGCGCACGATAGATGTGCGGCTGGTCGGCGCGGAAGGTGAGCATGTCACCTGGCTCCAGCAGGCTGCTGGAGCCCTCGGGTCCTACTTCGATCAGGCCGCTCATGCAGATCGCGCGTTCGACGACCCCCACGGCGTTGCCGCGCGAGCTGCGGGTGGCGTTCGGCGCCAGCGTGACGACAGCGACCTCGACTTCGCCGGACGTGCGCCAGCCGGCGAGCAGTTGCGCGATCACCTTCGAGCCGTCGCGCGCGATGACTGGGGCGTCGATGAGCCGCCGGATCTCGGTGTCGGCGTGGGTTGTCGACGCGGTGAACAGCGAGCCGAGCGGAATGGTGAGGGTCTTCGCCAATGCCCACAGGGTGTCGAGTGACGGATTACCGTTGCCGCGCTCCAACTCGGACACCGTGGATTTCGAGATTCCCGCTTCGCGGGCCAGGGCGGATGCGCTCAGCCCGCGACGCTCCCGCCACATCCGAAGGTTATGTGCGAGCGGGGGGAGGGGCTGGCTCTGGTTCATGGTGTGGGCTATGTTACATACCAACCCATCGTTCGCTCTACCGATCGTTCCGTACCGGCCGCTCAGCGGCATCACTAGGGAGACGATTGATGAATATGGGTTCTCAGACCCGGATCACCGGCCGCATCGCACTCGCCGGCGCCGCGAAGCATCCGCATGCCGCGGCCCGCCTTCGTAAGGCGTGGTCCGCGCTGGAGTGGTTGACCGCCGAGGAGGGCGAAGGGTTGCCGGCGTCGATGCCGGCGGTGCGCCTGCGAGAGTCCTCGCTGCTGGCGGAGGGCGCGTTCCACATCGATGTGGAGACGGCCGATGTGCCAACAGTCACGATCACCGGCGGTCCCTTCTCGGGAGTGATTTACGGAGTCGAGGAGCTGATCCAGCGGCGTTCCGAGTCCGCGGGATCTGCCGTTGCGGTGGCCGCCGACAGCGTCCGTCGGGCGCCGAAAATGGCGTACCGCACGTTCTGGACGTGGGATCACTCCAGCAACTGGGAACTCAACCAGGTGGGGCACCAGGAGATCGGGGTGTTCAACTCCTACGGAAAGCCGCCGCAGGGCTTCCTGCGCGACTACAAGCGCATGGTCGATTTCTGCAGCATGAACCAGATCGCCGCGATCGTGATCTACGGGTTCTTCCGTGACAGCCACGGCGGGGTGCCTGCGGCGCAGGAGCTGTGCCGGTACGCGAACGAGCGTGGGGTGCGCATCCTTCCCGGTGTCGCGATCGGCGCCTACGGAGGCGTCTACTGGGAGGGCGATCACAAATACAACCTCGCCACCTGGCTCGATGCGAATCCGGGTTACGAGGCAGCGATGGAGCGCGGAGTCGGCTTTCAGCTCGCCGACCTGTCGTTCCCGCTCAGCTTCCCCCGCAGCGACTACACGCGCGTGGCCTGCCCCTCGGAACCCGACAACATCGCGTGGATGAAGGACGCGTTGTCGTGGCTGGTGGAGACGGTCGACGTCGGAGGCGTGAACATCGAGGGCGGCGATTACGGCGTGTGTGGTTGTGAACGATGCGTCGCGCGCAGAGGGGAGCGCGAGGCCGCAAGCCGTCGCGATCACGATGCCGAGTTCTGGTCGCATGCCGACATGGCCGACAACTTCCCCGGCCTGTACGAGGCGGCCCGAGCCGGTCGCGACGACCGGTGGATCTATTGCGAGTTGCAGTGGGACAACCTGCTCGACCCGTCGGCGCATGACCCGCTCAGCACGCTCCCGGACGGCGCGATCTATCAGCACACGTTCAACCGCTCCTATTGGAATCGGGCACGCACGGAGCTCACTCCGGCGCACGTCGACGCGCTGCCCACGTCAAGCAACGTGATCCGCGCGCAGTATGCGTGTCAATGGAACGGCGATGACCGCACTGAGCGGTACGCCTTCAATGCTCTGGATTTCGCCGAGTTGTCGAAGAAGGCCGACGAGGTGGGGATGCAGGGGGTGACGGTGTGGGGTGAGCCGTCGCCCTTCCACGCGTCGGCGGAGTTCAGCTACATGGCCTTCGGACGCTTCGGCTACGACCCATCGCTGACGTGGGAGGAGTTCGTTTCCCAGGACATCGGTGCGCGGGTCGGCGGTGCCGCAGCCGCCGAGAGCTTCGTCGCACTCATGCAGGAGCTCGACAGCAGTCCCGAGCTGGACGACGCTCGTCTGCGCGCGATCCGCGATGAGGCGCTGGACGGTGCGCAAAGCCAGACCGGCGACGGCGTGCGCCGCTGGCTTTGGCTCGCGGACCGCGCCAACCAGCGCGTCTACATGGGTTACTGACGCCGACGCGGGTCGGGTCTTCGGGCGAGAAGGCCCGACCCGCGGTCAGGATCGAGGCGGACGCCGTGCTCGATTGACGCGGCGACATCTGGAAATCGTCGCTCGGTGGAGCCTCTAGTGTCGGAGTCGGCCGAAAACGCGTTCCAGAGCGGAGTTCCTGAATGACCTCGACCACCACGTCCACACCCGAGAAGCCCGGTCTCGCCCGGCGCTTCTTCGCGTTCCCGCTGGTCTGGCTTCTCATCGGCGGGCCGGTGATCTTCCTCTTCTTCGGGCTGCTCAACGGTCTCGCGCACGACCTGATCACGCCGGTCCGTGTCATCGTGACGTTCGCGGGCATCGCGGCGGTCATCGGGTTGTACGTGTTGACGATGCGAAAGCTCGCACGTCGCCGCACGCCGGAGCTGCGGTGGGTGGGCGGACGAGAGTTCCTGCTCGGCGGCGCGGTCGGCGCCGGCTTCATCCTGGCGTCGGTGATGATCGTGGCAGCGCTCGGCGGCTACACGGTGACGTGGGAACCGGTCGATGTCGTCAACACCGTGGTGCTCGGGATCGTCGTGAGCCTGGGTGCTGCCGTCGCGGAGGAGCTGGTGTTCCGCGGTCTCGCGCTGCAGGCGATGGAGGCGCTCTTCGGGCCATGGGTGGCGATCGCGATCACCGCATTGCTGTTCGGCGGCATGCACATCATGAACCCCGGCGCCACGCTGTGGAGCAGCATCGCCATCGCGATCGAGGCCGGCGTGCTGCTCGGCGCGGCTTTCGTGTGGCGCCGCAATCTGTGGTTCGCGATCGGACTCCACTTCGCGTGGAACGCGATCCAGGGTCTGTTCGGCATCCCGGTGTCGGGTGAGCGCAGCCCCGGACTTTTCGTGACGACGGTGCACGGTGACGCCTGGCTCACCGGTGGCGACTTCGGTGTCGAGGCATCCGTCATCTCCGTCGGCCTGAGCATCGTGATCTCGACCCTGATGATCGTCGCGGCTGTCCGGGCGCGTGCCAGAACGGCCGCGACGACGGCGCGATAGAGGGCGGTGCGCTCAGGCCGGAGGCCAGTGCGGATGCCGGGCGACAGCAGCGCGCGCGGTGAGGTCGGCCATCACGCGTGACCCCGGCGCATCCAGCCCCAGAGCGCGAGCGAGTTCCAGCGCGAGCACGGCGTGGCCGGCCGCGCTCGGGTGGAACGCGTCGTCGAGCAGACCCCACGGCATCCCCTCGTTTCCGGGGCCGGTACCTGCGGAGAACTCCGCGAACACGGCGAACTGGTCCACCAGCAGCACCTGTTCGCGCACTGCGACGTCCCGCATCGCCGAGGCGAACTCGCCCAGCCGTGCCCGATCGGGCGCGTGGGCGAGGTCGGCCGCCGGTGGCGTCTGCAGCACCGGGATCGCACCGAGCTCACGCACCCGCGCCACGAAGCGCGCGATGTCCCCGTCGAACTCCGCCGGCTCCACGACGGGCGAGACCCACTCGGTCGAGCAGTCGTTGGTTCCGATCATGAGCGTGACGACGTCCGGACGCCACCGGGCCACGCGCCGCTCGAAGTCCTCGAGGATCAACGGGATGCGCCAGCCGGTGATGGCGGTGTTGACGACGACATCCTGCACCCGCCCGAGATCTCCACGGATCAGCTCATGCAGGTGGTCGACGTAGTTTCGAGCTCCGCGGGTGTGGATGAGGCCGTGCGTGATCGAATCGCCCGTCATCACCCACATCAGCGGTCGGCCAGAGCCCAGCGCATCCCGCAGCCGTTCGGCATCGGTCACCGCCGCACCTGCAGCTCCACATCGATGAACCGCGGCCGGTAGATCGATGCGTCGTCGTAGACGTCGCCGACGTTGTCGAAGGTGTTGACGTTGTAGGTGACGAGGAGGCGGTTACCCGTCCGCAGATTCGGATGCTCGTGGGCGTTGTACGTGAACACATCGGCGTCGCCGTAGCTCCCCGCAAGCCCCGTCTCCGGCGTGCGGTACAGCTCGACCGGCTCGGAGAACGGGCCCGTCGGCGAGCACCCGGTGCGTGCGACGATCCGCGTGCTGAACAGCTCGGAGGTGTCCTGCGTGATGAGCAGATAACCATCTCGGTACTTCGCCACGCTGAACTCATTGGCGACGTAGGGGACGACCGGCACGGCATCCGTCTCGTCCGCCACCCAGTCCGCGCCGTTCCAGAACGTCCATTCGCCGGCGAGGCGATCCATGCCCGTCGTCCGCGCGACGTACGACGACCGCACGCCCTCCGGATCGGCGATCCCGTAGATGTACGTGTGGTTCCCCTCCTCGAGAGTCCACGAGCCCCAGTTGATGCCGGTCGCCGACGGCAGATCGACGATCGACTCCAGTTGGAGCGAATCGCCGTCGAGAGTGGCGAGACGGTTGGCGGTCCACTGGAAGTCGAAGCTCCCCGTCCCTGTCCTCTCGAACTGCAGCAACGGCACCTGTACCGTGCCGCGCGGACCGTCGGCGGGGTCGCCGATCCAGTACCAGCGGCCGTCCGGCTCCGGCGGAATGATGCCCACCGGGGCATCGGGGGTGCCGCCCGTGACGGTGCTCAGCCCCTTGCTCGTCTGCACGACGACCGAGTTGTTGACGAACGGCGAGCCAGCCGGGCGCGAGCCGTCCGGGTTCACAGTGCCGAGGAACGAGTCGGAGAAGAACCACCCTGTCCTGCCGCCCTTCAGCGGCAGCGTGTAGGTGCTGTCGCCTCCGGTCCACGCGCCGCCGGTCTCGGCGTACGTCGTGAACTGCTCCGTCAGCGGTCCGTTGACCGATGCCGTCGCCGTGAGCGTGGCGCCTGCCAGCGAGCACTGGCCGTCGCCGTGTCCCGCCGGTGCGACCGCGCTCGCCGGTGCGGCCAGCAGGCCTCCCGCCAGGACGGATGCCGCCGTCGCGATCGCCGCGATGTGTTTTCTGTTCCTCATGAGCACTCCCTCGTGTTCGGTGTCGGATCTCGGTCTCGGATGCTGTGCGGTATGGATCTCGTCGGTCATGCGTGACGACAACCGACGGAACTCATACCGGCTGCGTCGCGGCCGGGGCGACTCGTCCGTCGGCGTGGATGTCGTAGGACGCGTCGCCCACCCGGAGGCCGCGCAACACGGCGGTCGGATCGAGCGCGGCGACGGATCCTGCGGCGGTCACGGTGCCGTCGAGTGCGACCGAGACGCCGAACAGCGCCTCGATGACGAGCTCGGTCCACGCCCCGGCGGACGAGCAGGCCCAATCGATGATGTAGGGCAGTTGCGGTGGGGCCTTCCGTGCGCCGCCGTTGATGCCGGGTACCGCTTCCTCCACGAAGTGCGCCTGGCCCATCGGGCCCTGGTTCGCTGTCTTCGCAAGCCCTTCGATCCAGTCCGTGAGCACCTCTGGTGCGCCGAGTGCGGCGAGGGCGCGACCGGCATCCGCCGGCCATGCGGGGTACGCGCCGTTCCACTGGTGGTCGGGGCGCACGCTGTAACTGGCGTCCGGGTCCCACGGCGACAGTGCGCGCAGCCAGTTCTCGGTCTGCAGCTCGCGCTGGAAGAAATCGACCATCTCGGCGCGGACCTCGGGGGCGAGGTCGTCGGCGATCGTCGTGCCGACGACGCTGAAGTCGTAGCAGTGCCGCACCGGAAGGAGGGTGCCGTCCGGCTGGCCGGCGGCGAAGATGCCCTCGCCGGGCAGGTAGCGCGCGATCACCGATGGGAGGAGTTCCTCCGCCGACCGCCGAAGCTCCGCTGCCGTGGACTCGTCGCCCTCGAGCTCGACGATCGAGGCAGCGGTGCGCATGTTCCACACGTTCGCGGCGTTGAGGCCGGCCACCTCGTGCGTGTACGAGCTGACGCATTCCAGCAGGTTGTCGATCTCGCCGTAGTCCGCCAGCTCCGTGTCGTTCCTCAGCGCCTTCCAGGCGGTCGCCCACTCGCGCACCGACGCGCCCACCGTCGTGTCGGCGACCCGTTCGGAGAGGAACGCGATGTCGCCGGTGAGACGCACGTAGTCGTGGACGAGTCGGATCATCGCGTAATCGTTGACGGAGTACCACCGGCCGACCGGTCCGCCGGTGACCGACGAGGTGCCGAAGTGCGAGTGGATATCGAGCGAGATCCAGTGCAGGAGTTGGCGGCGCATCTCGGCGGGGTCGAGCAGAGCGTGGCTGAGGGAGCTCAGGCTGTAGTCCCAGATGAACGTCGTCGTGCCCCAGTAGTTGGGCATGAGTGTGTCGTAGGAGCGGCCGAGGATGTTGCCCTCCCAGTCGCGGCGGAACCAGATGACGCCGAGTGCCGCCCACCAGTAGATCTTCCGCAGCGGTTCCGATGCCGTCTCCAGCACGGGCAGCGCGCCGGAGAACTCGCCACTGCCCGGGGTGAAGGCGGCCTCGAGTTGCCTGTTCCAGAATTCCTCGGCAGCGACGACTGTGCCCGGTACGTCGGCGGCGAGCTCTGTGAAGGTGCGGCGCGCGGCGTCCTCTGCCGTACCGATTGCCTGCACGTACCCGGTCCGCGTCGTGCCGCCTGCGGGCAGGTCGAGCACGACGGTGAGATCGCCGCCGCGGCCGTTTCCGCCGATGCCGACCTCCAATTCCGCAGGCAATGCAGCCACGCCGCTGAGAGCCGCCTCGCCGCCTACGATCCCCTGGATGCTCCAGGCCGCGGAGTCGGGGGAGGAGAACTCGATCGTGCCGTCGGCGACGGTCGCGGCATCCGTCTGGGAGGGCGACTCGGCGTCCAGCCAGGCGTCCGCCGACCTCGTCACGCGGGCCGCGGCGGACAGGCCGATGGCCACCGAGCGCGCGGGTCCCGCGTTCGAGACGGCGATGTCGATCGCCACGGCCGTGCGGCCGGGGACGCAGACCGTTGTCGTCTCGATCGTCAGGTCGCCGAGCACCGCACGACGCACGACCCGATCCGGTCGCCATTCGTGCGTGACGGGCACGCCGTATGAGGCGAACAGGCGCCCGTCGACGAAGAGCGCCGCGGTCTGGGTGAGGCCCTGCGACACCGGCGGGAACTGCACCGCCGAAAGCGCGGTGAGATCGTGGTCGACGCGCACCGTGCCGAGCATGTTCGTCAACCCGGCCGGGGCGATCATGTCGTCGTACAGATGGGTGACAGGGTCGGCGGCGAGGTCGTCGACGGTGGGGATCAGCGAGGTCATGATGCCTTTCAGTACTGGCCGAGGGCCAAGCCCTTGTTGAAGAATCTCTGCGTGCACAGGAACAGCACGACGGTCGGCAGGGAGACGATCACTGCTGCCGCGAGCACCGTCGACATCTGTGCGCCGCCGTACGTGCTCTGCATGCCGGAGAGCGTCGTGATGATGGGGCGTACGTCGTCGGACTGGCTGAGGGTCAGACCCAGCAGCAGGTCGTTCCAGACGAAGGTCGCCTGCAGGATGAAGATCGCCACGAGCGCACTGGATGCCATCGGCAGGTACATGCGCGTGAAGATCTTCCAGGTCGTCGCGCCGTCGAGCACCGCGGCCTCGAACGTCGAGTGCGCGACCCCGGTGAAGAAGTTGCGCATGACGAACGCCGAGAACGGGATCGAGATGACGGTGTAGATGATCACCATGCCGAACCGGGTGTCGAACATCCCGGTACGGGAGTACGCATCGAACAGAGGCAGCAGGATCATCTGCAGCGGGAACACGGACCCGCCGAAGATGACGACGAACCACGTGAATCCGTGCCTGAGCCGAAGCGCGACGATGGCGAAGCCCG from the Microbacterium ginsengiterrae genome contains:
- a CDS encoding substrate-binding domain-containing protein, with the protein product MTTRSTPWRHVRVIGGVAAIALALSGCTTAADAETDEPAANDSRTVSFVAAQMTATYFQVMQCGAEAAAEKYDVDLDWQGDANWDLATQTPLINAAVQSKPGGLVLVPTDPVGLIETVDNIVADGIPVITVDGSLDEPVEAQNIRTDNISAGALAADALAKSIDEEGTVLVIASFPGVAANAERVDGFAERMAEAYPNITVLPTEYSEADQATAAQIAAAAITDPNLKGIYTTLAPASAGAASAIQAAGRTGEVKLVAYDSDPSQVEDLKAGVYEALVAQDPYGLGYDSVERIAKMIDGDITADDLEYQEYVTAYIIDKDNADSEETQRYIYNPTC
- a CDS encoding ABC transporter permease, with protein sequence MINKLSTKPAAATPAEPATFSSTEPSFFRTVFTSTAFMIMLVVVALILLFGVLSPNGVFLGAANFRNLALDSAQLILLAVGMTFLVGAGELDLSIGANVILSSVVAAKVITMLGGTPEEVLAGNYQNVGVAIVMGLLAALVTGTLFGVVNALLVNILRVNSFIVTLAMMSVGSGIAYIVTGGVNVSALPRDLQRNFGSADLLGVVPVPAVIAIVVGIVGWYMMTKLRFGTHTLGMGSSIRAAQRAGINVKLQRIRLFALMGLIAGMVGFIDISRFLTTNIQGHQGDALAAIAAVVIGGTSLFGGRASVLGSMIAAIIPAILINGLVIMRVGSFYQLVVTGLILLIAVGIDQRRRAHSS
- a CDS encoding ATP-binding cassette domain-containing protein, whose product is METDIGVERGAPATEPVIETRSITKSFGHVQALRGASFRAYPGEVLALIGDNGAGKSTIANVIAGVHPADGGELLLRGNKVEVGSVRQARELGIEIVYQDLAQAPDLTVAQNFFFGRELLVKGPGRFIGRVDEPAMRQRTKEAMTLLGAQVPSLTVPVSALSGGQRQAIAVARAVMWAKAAIIMDEPTAALGAKQTAMVYDAVRAAADRGLAVILVSHDIPKMIEFADRMAIMRHGSVVAQMPTEGLELMDVLTTMLTAPKEAA
- a CDS encoding helix-turn-helix domain-containing protein — its product is MNQSQPLPPLAHNLRMWRERRGLSASALAREAGISKSTVSELERGNGNPSLDTLWALAKTLTIPLGSLFTASTTHADTEIRRLIDAPVIARDGSKVIAQLLAGWRTSGEVEVAVVTLAPNATRSSRGNAVGVVERAICMSGLIEVGPEGSSSLLEPGDMLTFRADQPHIYRARADGGRLLVVQQYPSAV
- a CDS encoding CPBP family intramembrane glutamic endopeptidase, with protein sequence MTSTTTSTPEKPGLARRFFAFPLVWLLIGGPVIFLFFGLLNGLAHDLITPVRVIVTFAGIAAVIGLYVLTMRKLARRRTPELRWVGGREFLLGGAVGAGFILASVMIVAALGGYTVTWEPVDVVNTVVLGIVVSLGAAVAEELVFRGLALQAMEALFGPWVAIAITALLFGGMHIMNPGATLWSSIAIAIEAGVLLGAAFVWRRNLWFAIGLHFAWNAIQGLFGIPVSGERSPGLFVTTVHGDAWLTGGDFGVEASVISVGLSIVISTLMIVAAVRARARTAATTAR
- a CDS encoding SGNH/GDSL hydrolase family protein, which encodes MTDAERLRDALGSGRPLMWVMTGDSITHGLIHTRGARNYVDHLHELIRGDLGRVQDVVVNTAITGWRIPLILEDFERRVARWRPDVVTLMIGTNDCSTEWVSPVVEPAEFDGDIARFVARVRELGAIPVLQTPPAADLAHAPDRARLGEFASAMRDVAVREQVLLVDQFAVFAEFSAGTGPGNEGMPWGLLDDAFHPSAAGHAVLALELARALGLDAPGSRVMADLTARAAVARHPHWPPA
- a CDS encoding DUF4185 domain-containing protein, encoding MRNRKHIAAIATAASVLAGGLLAAPASAVAPAGHGDGQCSLAGATLTATASVNGPLTEQFTTYAETGGAWTGGDSTYTLPLKGGRTGWFFSDSFLGTVNPDGSRPAGSPFVNNSVVVQTSKGLSTVTGGTPDAPVGIIPPEPDGRWYWIGDPADGPRGTVQVPLLQFERTGTGSFDFQWTANRLATLDGDSLQLESIVDLPSATGINWGSWTLEEGNHTYIYGIADPEGVRSSYVARTTGMDRLAGEWTFWNGADWVADETDAVPVVPYVANEFSVAKYRDGYLLITQDTSELFSTRIVARTGCSPTGPFSEPVELYRTPETGLAGSYGDADVFTYNAHEHPNLRTGNRLLVTYNVNTFDNVGDVYDDASIYRPRFIDVELQVRR
- a CDS encoding carbohydrate ABC transporter permease; its protein translation is MKSLRYGILIVLGLVWLMPAYLLIVNAAKDPLTFTSKESWIPTDFHLLENFAAAFELSGLGDSIVSTLIYSIVSPTIAVLVGAAAGFAIVALRLRHGFTWFVVIFGGSVFPLQMILLPLFDAYSRTGMFDTRFGMVIIYTVISIPFSAFVMRNFFTGVAHSTFEAAVLDGATTWKIFTRMYLPMASSALVAIFILQATFVWNDLLLGLTLSQSDDVRPIITTLSGMQSTYGGAQMSTVLAAAVIVSLPTVVLFLCTQRFFNKGLALGQY